A stretch of Desulfotalea psychrophila LSv54 DNA encodes these proteins:
- the ppdK gene encoding pyruvate, phosphate dikinase, producing the protein MSQCIYEFGPKKTDGDSSQKDLLGGKGANLAEMAKLGLPVPPGFTISTECCNDYFELGGNLPDILDAQIFAAMANVESQMGMGFGDFENPLLVSCRSGARSSMPGMMETILNVGLCSTTIPGLIKKTGNEWFVYDAYRRLIMMYSDVVMEKAEELKPKDGMGIRLSLEMMMNNLKNDKGYANDTDISIEDMKNLCERFKKKISEDLGLDFPDDPREQLMGSIGAVFKSWNGRRAVAYRRIEHIPNSWGTAVNVQSMVFGNMGDTSATGVAFTRDPATGQNSFYGEWLVNAQGEDVVAGIRTPNPLNLDTKNSQNGHLSSLEEMMPELYTQLFDIRNLLEDHYQDMQDIEFTIQEGRLYMLQCRIGKRTATAALNMAMDMLDEGRIDEKTMLCRLEPKILDDLLHPIVDPEAEKHAAVVAEGLPAGPGGAYGQIVFTSEDAVRWAKADKKVILVREETNPEDIEGMRAAIAVLTARGGMTSHAALVARGWGKCCIVGAGVLKINLETKELRVGTRVFKEGDLFTLNGTKGTVYEGQLKMKDATENPKFKRFMEIADSHRTLRVRANADTPEDAKIAREFGAEGVGLFRTEHMFYGTDSDRPLFLLRKMILSKTVAERKEALAELFPFVKEEIGKTLAIMDGMPVTMRLLDPPLHEFVPQLVENQQEIADALRIDLEEVIKRSEQLKESNPMMGHRGVRLGITYPEIIEMQVLSIFEAAAELIQAGKTPQPEIMVPVTCNEKELDFARKIVDRCYEQTLEKYGLESIGYMYGTMIEIPRAALIAEKMAEHAQFFSFGTNDLTQMTFGFSRDDVGALMNDYLDNGILVADPFETLDQEAVGSLITTAVDGGRRARPDIKLGICGEHGGDPASVEFCHRAGLTYVSCSPYRVPIARLAAAQAAIKFN; encoded by the coding sequence ATGTCCCAGTGCATATACGAATTTGGTCCGAAAAAAACTGATGGTGACTCCAGCCAGAAAGACCTTCTGGGTGGCAAGGGTGCGAATCTTGCTGAAATGGCGAAACTTGGTTTACCGGTACCTCCTGGCTTTACGATCTCTACGGAATGCTGCAACGACTATTTTGAGCTTGGCGGTAATCTTCCGGACATTCTCGATGCACAAATTTTTGCAGCCATGGCCAATGTAGAATCTCAGATGGGGATGGGCTTTGGTGATTTTGAAAATCCACTCCTGGTTTCCTGTAGATCGGGGGCAAGAAGTTCCATGCCGGGAATGATGGAAACTATTTTGAATGTGGGGCTCTGCTCCACGACCATTCCGGGTTTGATAAAAAAGACCGGTAATGAGTGGTTTGTCTATGATGCTTATCGTCGTCTGATCATGATGTATTCCGATGTGGTCATGGAAAAGGCTGAGGAACTCAAGCCTAAGGATGGTATGGGTATTCGTTTAAGTCTTGAGATGATGATGAATAATCTCAAGAATGACAAGGGCTATGCTAACGATACCGATATTTCCATCGAAGATATGAAGAACCTCTGCGAGCGGTTCAAAAAGAAGATCAGTGAAGATCTTGGTCTTGATTTTCCCGATGATCCTAGAGAGCAGTTGATGGGGTCTATTGGTGCCGTTTTCAAGAGCTGGAATGGAAGACGAGCTGTAGCCTATCGACGTATTGAGCATATTCCCAATAGCTGGGGTACTGCCGTTAATGTTCAGAGCATGGTTTTTGGTAATATGGGAGATACCTCGGCCACGGGAGTTGCCTTTACCCGTGATCCTGCCACGGGACAAAATAGTTTCTATGGTGAGTGGTTGGTTAATGCTCAGGGTGAAGATGTGGTGGCGGGTATTCGTACCCCAAATCCTCTTAATCTGGACACCAAAAATAGCCAGAATGGCCACCTCTCCTCCCTGGAAGAGATGATGCCAGAGCTTTATACTCAGCTCTTTGATATTAGAAATCTTTTGGAAGATCACTATCAGGATATGCAGGATATTGAGTTTACTATCCAGGAGGGACGTCTCTATATGCTGCAGTGTCGTATTGGTAAGCGAACGGCAACGGCAGCCTTGAATATGGCCATGGATATGCTCGACGAGGGTAGAATTGATGAAAAGACCATGCTCTGCCGGCTTGAGCCTAAGATCCTTGATGACCTTCTGCATCCCATTGTTGACCCCGAGGCTGAAAAGCATGCAGCTGTTGTGGCAGAGGGTCTGCCAGCAGGACCTGGTGGAGCCTATGGCCAGATTGTATTCACCTCCGAAGATGCGGTTCGCTGGGCCAAGGCCGATAAAAAGGTTATTTTGGTTCGGGAAGAGACCAATCCGGAAGATATCGAGGGTATGCGCGCTGCCATAGCCGTTCTTACTGCCCGTGGTGGCATGACCTCCCATGCAGCCCTTGTGGCCCGTGGTTGGGGCAAGTGTTGTATCGTCGGTGCCGGTGTTTTAAAAATAAATCTTGAAACTAAAGAGCTTCGAGTGGGAACTCGGGTCTTCAAAGAGGGTGATCTCTTTACCCTGAACGGTACCAAGGGTACTGTCTATGAAGGCCAGCTGAAGATGAAGGATGCTACGGAAAATCCTAAGTTTAAAAGGTTTATGGAAATTGCCGATAGTCATCGTACTCTGAGGGTTCGGGCTAATGCCGATACTCCGGAGGATGCGAAAATAGCCCGGGAGTTTGGGGCCGAAGGTGTAGGCCTCTTTAGAACTGAGCATATGTTCTATGGAACTGATTCAGACAGGCCTTTGTTCCTTTTGCGTAAAATGATACTTAGTAAGACCGTGGCAGAGAGAAAAGAAGCCCTGGCGGAACTGTTTCCCTTTGTTAAGGAAGAGATCGGTAAAACCCTTGCCATCATGGATGGGATGCCCGTGACCATGCGTCTGCTTGATCCGCCCCTGCATGAATTTGTCCCTCAGCTTGTGGAAAATCAGCAGGAAATTGCCGATGCTTTGAGAATTGATCTGGAAGAGGTCATTAAGCGAAGCGAGCAGTTGAAGGAATCAAATCCAATGATGGGCCATCGTGGTGTCCGTTTAGGCATTACCTACCCTGAAATTATTGAGATGCAGGTTCTGTCTATTTTCGAAGCGGCTGCTGAACTCATTCAGGCAGGAAAAACACCACAACCGGAGATTATGGTGCCTGTAACCTGTAATGAGAAGGAACTCGACTTTGCCCGTAAGATTGTTGATCGTTGTTATGAGCAGACCTTGGAAAAATATGGCCTTGAATCCATTGGCTATATGTATGGCACCATGATCGAAATTCCTCGTGCGGCCCTGATTGCAGAGAAGATGGCAGAGCACGCTCAGTTCTTCTCTTTTGGAACCAACGATTTAACCCAGATGACCTTTGGCTTTTCCCGGGATGATGTTGGCGCTTTGATGAACGACTATCTTGATAATGGCATTTTGGTAGCGGATCCCTTTGAGACTCTGGATCAGGAGGCCGTGGGTAGTTTGATTACAACAGCTGTAGATGGAGGGCGTAGGGCCAGACCGGATATTAAGCTTGGTATCTGCGGAGAACATGGTGGTGATCCTGCCTCGGTGGAATTTTGCCATCGAGCTGGTTTGACCTATGTCTCTTGTTCGCCTTATAGGGTGCCTATCGCTAGATTGGCAGCAGCTCAGGCGGCGATTAAGTTTAACTAA
- a CDS encoding pyruvate, water dikinase regulatory protein: protein MMDQTVSNNFKMIYIASCGEGINAFHLVESTLVQFPDSDITVVKVPHIRTESQVDHLLDRVKDVESLIAHTIVEPNLRQYLVTKAEEHKIVTIDLMGQVLNKIETFLSIRPLGKPGLYRETHQVDLKQVTAIDFALAHDDGLRPESLDEAEIILVGLSRAGKTPLSMYMGVMGWKVANIPYVPGVPMPQTLDEVDRRRVIALNINIEQLLSHRKMRQESLGTSDMHAYSRRQEVEVEVQTAQKYYITKGFSMIDVSNKPIETSAEEIAEMITRRFKAQAHLKD, encoded by the coding sequence ATGATGGATCAAACCGTTTCTAACAATTTCAAAATGATTTACATTGCCTCCTGCGGTGAAGGAATTAATGCCTTTCACCTGGTAGAATCAACCCTGGTACAATTTCCAGACAGCGATATCACTGTAGTCAAGGTACCCCATATCCGCACAGAAAGTCAGGTGGATCACCTCCTCGACCGGGTCAAAGATGTCGAAAGCCTTATTGCCCACACCATTGTAGAACCCAACCTACGACAGTATCTGGTCACCAAGGCTGAAGAGCATAAGATCGTGACCATTGACCTTATGGGACAGGTCCTCAACAAAATTGAAACCTTTCTCAGCATCCGCCCTCTGGGCAAGCCCGGACTTTACCGGGAGACACACCAGGTCGATCTCAAACAGGTCACTGCCATTGATTTTGCTCTGGCCCATGATGATGGCCTCAGACCTGAATCCCTGGACGAGGCAGAAATAATCCTCGTCGGCCTGTCACGGGCAGGCAAGACCCCCCTCTCCATGTATATGGGAGTTATGGGCTGGAAGGTTGCCAATATCCCCTACGTACCGGGTGTGCCCATGCCCCAGACCCTGGATGAGGTGGATCGACGTCGGGTCATTGCCCTCAATATCAATATAGAACAACTCTTATCCCACAGAAAGATGCGTCAGGAAAGCCTCGGTACATCTGATATGCATGCCTACTCACGTAGACAGGAGGTGGAGGTGGAGGTGCAAACCGCCCAAAAGTATTACATTACCAAGGGCTTTTCCATGATTGACGTTAGCAATAAGCCGATCGAGACCAGTGCTGAAGAGATTGCTGAAATGATTACCCGCAGATTCAAGGCCCAAGCCCATCTCAAAGATTAG
- the ade gene encoding adenine deaminase, whose protein sequence is MNKEALKRLIAVAAGREEPDLVIKNAKVVDVFNARVIQGDIAIVDGLIAGVGDYSCKNELDAEGQYAAPGFIDSHIHIESSYVSPEELGRLLVPHGTTTIIADPHEIANVCGLKGLDYMIEAAKRTALDVQMMLPSCVPATPFEHSGANIDAREMEKPITYDEVLGLGEFMDFPGVINGVDATIEKLLVAKRAGKPIDGHSPGVSGNALNAYASARIGTDHECATVEEMHERIARGMYVLLRQGSACYNLRTLLKGVTPVNSRRCLFCADDCQPKTILSLGHLDNHLRICAEEGIDPIMAIQMATINAAECFGLKDRGAIAPGLKADIVLMDSLTNCRVEKVWIDGVLIADSGKYLPEIKRHDISSTKGNFKVKDFSVKKLKLAIQSPQAHVINILPGGVVTSKEVVAINRNSDNEFVYGHGQDVVKIAVVERHQNTGNVAVALLQGYGIKRGAIALSVAHDSHNIIVVGVDDTDMACAVEALIAQDGGIVLVNGEEVVESMPMPIAGLMSDQCGEWVEAKLTSIHSKAHEVLGVNADVEPVMTLCFMSLAVIPEIKLTDMGLFDVTKFDFISLEA, encoded by the coding sequence ATGAACAAAGAAGCGCTTAAGCGCCTAATCGCTGTTGCTGCTGGAAGAGAAGAACCTGATCTTGTTATTAAAAATGCTAAGGTGGTCGATGTCTTTAACGCTCGGGTTATTCAGGGTGATATTGCCATCGTCGATGGACTTATTGCCGGGGTAGGCGACTATAGTTGCAAAAACGAGTTGGATGCCGAGGGCCAGTATGCCGCCCCCGGTTTTATCGATAGCCATATTCATATCGAATCCTCCTATGTTAGTCCGGAAGAGCTTGGTCGCTTGCTTGTACCCCATGGCACCACAACCATCATTGCTGATCCCCATGAGATTGCCAATGTTTGCGGCTTAAAGGGTCTTGATTATATGATTGAGGCGGCCAAGAGGACAGCTCTCGATGTGCAGATGATGTTGCCCTCATGTGTCCCCGCCACCCCTTTTGAGCATAGTGGTGCCAATATCGATGCCCGAGAGATGGAGAAGCCGATCACCTATGATGAGGTACTTGGTCTTGGTGAATTTATGGATTTTCCTGGTGTTATCAATGGGGTTGATGCCACAATTGAAAAATTGTTAGTGGCAAAACGAGCCGGTAAACCCATTGATGGGCATAGCCCCGGTGTTTCAGGAAACGCCCTTAACGCCTATGCCAGTGCCCGAATAGGTACAGACCATGAGTGCGCCACAGTTGAAGAGATGCATGAGCGAATCGCCCGGGGAATGTATGTTCTCCTGCGCCAGGGTTCGGCATGCTACAACCTACGAACACTTCTCAAAGGTGTTACCCCGGTAAATAGCCGGCGTTGTCTTTTTTGTGCCGATGATTGTCAACCCAAAACTATTCTCAGTCTTGGCCACCTTGATAATCATCTGCGCATCTGTGCCGAGGAGGGTATCGACCCGATCATGGCAATCCAGATGGCCACCATCAATGCCGCGGAGTGTTTTGGCCTTAAGGATCGCGGCGCTATTGCTCCAGGTCTTAAGGCGGATATTGTCCTGATGGATTCTCTTACCAATTGTAGGGTAGAGAAGGTGTGGATTGATGGCGTGCTTATCGCAGATTCTGGGAAGTATCTTCCTGAGATCAAGCGCCATGATATTAGCTCCACCAAGGGCAATTTCAAGGTTAAAGATTTCTCTGTCAAAAAACTCAAACTTGCTATTCAATCCCCGCAAGCTCACGTCATCAATATCTTGCCAGGCGGTGTTGTGACCAGCAAAGAAGTTGTTGCGATCAACAGAAACAGCGACAACGAATTTGTCTATGGTCACGGGCAGGATGTGGTCAAAATTGCAGTGGTTGAGCGGCATCAAAATACGGGTAATGTCGCAGTTGCCCTGCTTCAAGGATATGGAATAAAAAGGGGGGCAATTGCCCTCTCCGTGGCTCATGACTCCCACAATATCATCGTGGTGGGGGTAGATGATACCGATATGGCCTGTGCGGTCGAGGCCTTGATTGCTCAGGATGGCGGTATTGTTTTGGTTAATGGCGAAGAGGTGGTGGAGAGCATGCCGATGCCCATTGCTGGACTTATGAGCGATCAATGCGGGGAGTGGGTTGAGGCAAAACTCACTTCCATTCATAGCAAGGCCCATGAAGTTCTTGGGGTTAATGCCGATGTTGAACCGGTTATGACTCTCTGTTTTATGTCACTTGCTGTGATCCCGGAGATAAAATTGACTGACATGGGGCTCTTTGACGTTACCAAATTTGACTTTATTTCACTCGAAGCATAA
- a CDS encoding 5-oxoprolinase subunit C family protein, whose product MATMQVLTGGFLTTIQDQGREKCQQLGLAEAGALDKHAFFWANRILQNHPETPALEILVGNSSFLFDAPSRIAITGAEMEAKINGVNIPNWSSIAVYPGDKLSFGIMKTGLRSYLSLAGGFSTSQFFGSSSTVIREVTGGNDGKKLAAGDRLHYKSPATAAPYRLPKKWIPDYQEELILRFTAGYHFAEFQPESIKEFLSKVYTVSNDADRMGYRLNGTPLLRTGNNILSTGVPCGAIQIPSAGEPIILLNDRQCTGGYPIVGVICQRDIFRLAQRKPGDKVRFQLAEVGLLQKESATFYDFFYHGQI is encoded by the coding sequence ATGGCCACCATGCAGGTACTTACGGGCGGATTCTTGACAACAATCCAGGATCAGGGCCGAGAAAAATGCCAACAACTGGGGCTGGCTGAAGCCGGAGCCCTGGACAAGCATGCCTTCTTTTGGGCAAACAGAATTCTACAAAATCATCCTGAAACACCAGCCCTGGAGATACTGGTCGGCAACAGCTCCTTTCTCTTCGATGCGCCTAGCCGCATCGCCATAACCGGGGCAGAGATGGAGGCAAAGATCAATGGAGTCAATATCCCCAACTGGTCCTCCATAGCCGTTTACCCGGGCGACAAGTTAAGCTTTGGCATCATGAAAACGGGACTGCGATCCTATCTCAGCCTGGCGGGCGGCTTTTCCACCTCACAATTTTTTGGCAGTTCCTCCACGGTAATCCGAGAAGTTACCGGCGGCAATGATGGCAAAAAGCTAGCGGCAGGTGATAGGTTACACTACAAGAGCCCGGCTACGGCAGCCCCTTATCGTCTACCGAAAAAATGGATACCGGACTACCAAGAGGAACTCATCCTCCGCTTTACCGCCGGCTATCATTTTGCAGAGTTTCAGCCAGAGAGCATTAAGGAATTTCTCAGTAAGGTCTATACGGTGAGCAACGACGCCGACCGAATGGGCTATCGCCTCAATGGCACTCCTCTCCTACGAACGGGCAACAATATCCTCTCAACAGGTGTCCCCTGCGGGGCCATCCAGATCCCGTCAGCGGGTGAGCCTATAATCCTCCTCAACGACCGCCAGTGCACGGGAGGCTATCCCATCGTTGGCGTTATCTGCCAACGCGATATCTTCCGCCTTGCCCAAAGAAAGCCCGGAGACAAGGTCCGTTTCCAACTAGCTGAAGTAGGACTACTACAGAAAGAAAGTGCCACATTTTATGATTTCTTTTACCATGGGCAGATATAG
- a CDS encoding adenine deaminase, with protein MQVSKDALKQLIRAGRGVIPASKVLEGGYLVNVMSNEVYLADVAIYEERIVAIGKVEEYKGPETEVIDVTGLYLLPGLIDGHLHSECSKLSITSFAKAVVPCGTTSIVSGLDEYISVSGLEGLQEVFKEVKKSPLKVFWGAPYKTPYTFPKSTVAFNFTEEVHQEVQQWPECFGVWETVREAVQEEDEDTLGALATAQNNRLPIFGCAPMARGKELNGYLCAGVRLDHESYDHEEVVEKMRNGMHMLIRESSVTHFLEENIRAVTEVNPYLARRVSFCTDDVTATDILEKGHMDNVVRQAIKAGVEPITAIQMATINSAEAYRIDHLVGSITPGKIADIVMVDSLEGFQVQAVLTDGKLVARDKKMSYELKAPARSSVLSCALKCATTTPEDFQYRVEIEQGTAEVLSMNVKGPFVRKRRDVTLQVANHIVQADTENDVLMVSVLERFGRNGNKSLAFCSGWKLKKGAMASSAAPDDNNIIVMGADASDMSIAVNHLIENGGGQVIVADGEILEFLALPVGGIVSDLEAEEIARQESLLTKAANSLGCDLPDPLMYMFFLPITAIPDYAITDVGPVDCIALTTFDPILALNPGK; from the coding sequence ATGCAAGTAAGTAAGGATGCGCTGAAACAACTCATTCGGGCTGGAAGAGGAGTTATTCCGGCCAGCAAGGTTCTCGAAGGTGGTTATTTAGTCAATGTCATGTCTAACGAGGTCTATCTTGCGGATGTCGCGATCTACGAAGAGAGAATCGTCGCCATCGGCAAGGTCGAAGAGTATAAAGGGCCAGAAACAGAGGTTATTGATGTAACCGGCCTCTATCTGCTACCTGGACTAATCGATGGCCATCTCCACAGCGAGTGCAGTAAGCTCAGCATCACCAGTTTTGCCAAAGCAGTTGTCCCCTGCGGAACCACAAGTATTGTCTCCGGCCTCGATGAGTATATCTCGGTTTCCGGACTTGAAGGTCTGCAAGAAGTTTTCAAGGAAGTCAAAAAAAGCCCGCTTAAAGTTTTCTGGGGCGCCCCCTACAAAACCCCATACACCTTTCCAAAATCCACAGTAGCCTTTAATTTCACTGAAGAAGTTCACCAAGAAGTTCAGCAATGGCCAGAGTGTTTTGGCGTTTGGGAGACTGTTCGCGAAGCCGTTCAAGAAGAGGATGAAGATACTCTTGGAGCGCTTGCTACAGCCCAGAACAATCGCTTGCCCATCTTTGGTTGCGCTCCCATGGCCCGGGGCAAAGAGCTTAACGGCTATCTCTGTGCCGGGGTTCGTCTTGACCACGAGAGTTATGACCATGAAGAGGTTGTGGAGAAGATGCGTAACGGCATGCATATGCTCATTCGTGAATCTTCTGTTACCCATTTCCTCGAGGAAAATATCCGAGCTGTAACCGAGGTTAACCCCTATCTTGCCCGGCGAGTAAGTTTTTGTACCGATGATGTGACCGCCACCGATATCTTGGAAAAAGGGCATATGGATAATGTGGTACGTCAGGCGATTAAAGCAGGTGTTGAGCCAATAACCGCAATTCAGATGGCCACCATCAACAGTGCTGAGGCCTACCGTATTGATCACCTTGTCGGTTCCATTACCCCTGGTAAAATTGCTGATATTGTTATGGTTGATAGCCTTGAGGGTTTTCAGGTACAGGCGGTACTCACCGATGGCAAGCTGGTGGCACGGGATAAAAAGATGAGCTATGAGCTCAAGGCCCCGGCCCGAAGCAGCGTCCTCAGTTGCGCGCTTAAGTGCGCTACGACCACCCCAGAAGATTTTCAGTACCGGGTCGAGATCGAGCAGGGAACCGCTGAGGTGCTCTCGATGAATGTTAAGGGACCATTTGTTCGTAAAAGAAGGGATGTTACCTTGCAGGTTGCGAACCATATTGTTCAAGCCGATACCGAAAACGATGTGTTGATGGTTTCAGTGCTTGAGCGATTTGGCCGCAACGGCAATAAATCTCTCGCATTTTGTTCAGGATGGAAGTTGAAAAAAGGAGCCATGGCCTCCTCTGCTGCCCCCGATGATAACAATATTATTGTTATGGGTGCGGATGCCAGTGATATGTCGATTGCGGTTAATCACCTCATTGAAAATGGTGGTGGCCAAGTTATTGTGGCAGATGGCGAGATACTCGAATTCCTCGCATTGCCGGTTGGTGGTATTGTCAGCGATCTTGAGGCAGAAGAGATTGCTCGCCAAGAGTCACTACTGACCAAGGCTGCAAACAGCTTGGGCTGCGATCTTCCCGATCCCTTGATGTATATGTTCTTTTTGCCAATCACCGCTATTCCTGATTATGCAATCACCGATGTAGGGCCCGTGGACTGTATCGCCCTTACCACATTTGATCCAATTCTTGCCCTCAATCCAGGCAAATAG
- a CDS encoding double-cubane-cluster-containing anaerobic reductase — translation MNLKAFTSFSELSIAELDAHQQAGGKIAGVYCIYAPNELIRAAGIVPVSLCGKKQQPIKDAERDLPASLCPLIKSSYGYAITDSCPFFSFSDILIAETTCDGKKKMYELMGKIKPMHLMHLPHTQQGSAPLQYWRDGLEELKQFLTDCSGIEVKEEVLHQQIVLQNKIRHELYNLSLLAADKRSPLTARDMLAVQESKSFTVYPEKYLAQLICLHTELEEHLQEEGLPERNGIRLLLTGCPVGIGSDKVIQIAEELGARVVCMENCSGLKGMTMPVTETGDPYLALAERYLQIPCSCMTPNPNRAKSIKEMVKAFEVDAILDMTWLGCHTYNAESTTLQRTIEEETGLPFLHIETDYSESDEGQLRTRIEALIELAE, via the coding sequence ATGAATCTCAAGGCCTTCACCTCCTTCTCAGAGCTCAGCATCGCAGAGCTCGACGCCCACCAACAGGCTGGCGGCAAAATTGCAGGAGTATACTGCATATACGCCCCAAACGAGCTGATACGAGCTGCCGGAATAGTACCGGTAAGCCTCTGTGGAAAAAAACAACAGCCCATTAAAGATGCAGAGAGAGACCTGCCCGCCAGCCTCTGCCCCCTCATTAAATCAAGTTACGGCTACGCTATAACCGACAGCTGCCCCTTTTTCAGTTTTTCAGACATCCTTATCGCCGAAACAACATGTGACGGTAAAAAGAAAATGTATGAGCTGATGGGCAAGATCAAGCCCATGCATCTTATGCATCTACCTCATACTCAGCAGGGCAGCGCCCCCCTCCAATATTGGCGGGATGGCCTTGAAGAGTTAAAACAGTTCCTCACCGACTGCTCTGGAATAGAGGTCAAGGAGGAAGTGCTCCACCAACAGATTGTCCTCCAAAACAAGATTAGACATGAGCTCTACAACCTCTCCCTGCTTGCCGCCGATAAACGATCACCACTGACAGCCCGAGATATGCTCGCCGTCCAGGAGAGTAAGAGCTTTACCGTCTACCCGGAAAAATACCTCGCACAGCTGATCTGCCTGCACACAGAACTAGAAGAACATCTACAAGAGGAGGGACTACCAGAACGAAATGGTATCCGTCTCCTCCTCACCGGATGCCCCGTGGGCATAGGCTCTGACAAGGTAATCCAAATTGCCGAGGAGCTCGGTGCCCGGGTTGTCTGCATGGAAAACTGCTCCGGCCTCAAGGGAATGACCATGCCTGTAACAGAAACCGGCGATCCCTACCTGGCACTTGCAGAACGTTATCTGCAAATTCCCTGCTCCTGCATGACCCCGAATCCAAACAGGGCCAAATCCATCAAAGAGATGGTAAAGGCCTTCGAGGTAGACGCCATCCTGGATATGACCTGGCTTGGATGCCATACCTACAATGCCGAATCCACCACCCTGCAAAGAACTATTGAAGAGGAAACAGGGCTTCCCTTCCTACATATTGAAACCGACTATTCAGAATCAGACGAAGGACAGCTTCGAACCCGTATCGAAGCCTTAATTGAACTCGCAGAATAA
- a CDS encoding 5-oxoprolinase subunit PxpA, with the protein MLLNCDMGESFGNYSISQDDKIMPHVDMANIACGMHASDPEVMNHTVTLAKTYGVRIGAHPGYPDLQGFGRRNMALSPSECKNTMLYQVGALSAFCRIHEVSLDYIKPHGALYNTMMRDEAILRAALQVAAKMECKLMILATARWQEHKKLATEYGTEIILEGFVDRGYEDDGSLINRNKEGALIAKAEMIQRVKNCCLGRAILSRAGNTLNFPIDSLCVHGDGDGAHLIKEFKTIIEEHA; encoded by the coding sequence ATGTTACTCAACTGCGATATGGGAGAAAGTTTTGGCAACTACAGCATTAGCCAGGATGATAAAATTATGCCCCATGTTGATATGGCCAATATTGCCTGCGGAATGCACGCCTCAGACCCCGAGGTAATGAATCACACCGTTACTCTGGCCAAGACATATGGCGTACGCATTGGTGCCCATCCCGGTTATCCCGACCTGCAGGGTTTTGGCCGAAGAAACATGGCACTTTCCCCGAGTGAATGTAAAAACACAATGCTCTATCAGGTGGGTGCCCTCTCTGCTTTTTGTCGAATACATGAGGTTAGCCTCGACTATATCAAGCCCCATGGCGCCCTCTACAACACCATGATGCGAGACGAGGCCATCCTCCGGGCCGCCCTTCAAGTTGCAGCCAAGATGGAGTGCAAGCTCATGATCTTAGCAACCGCTCGCTGGCAGGAGCACAAAAAACTCGCCACCGAATACGGCACCGAAATCATCCTGGAGGGCTTTGTCGACCGAGGTTATGAAGACGATGGTTCGCTCATCAATCGAAATAAGGAGGGCGCTCTTATTGCAAAGGCTGAAATGATTCAGCGAGTAAAGAACTGTTGCCTGGGCAGGGCCATTCTCTCAAGGGCTGGTAATACGCTCAACTTTCCCATTGATTCCCTCTGCGTTCACGGGGATGGCGACGGGGCTCATCTCATTAAAGAGTTTAAAACAATCATAGAAGAGCATGCATAA
- the pxpB gene encoding 5-oxoprolinase subunit PxpB has product MHKKTIPYTISPVSENSLLIKYGETASTTLSLYIASCARVIEAELGESILNIIASYNALLITFKPYLHGDFLAQVEASLAMEAKVESGRGKIIEIPTYYNHEVAEYLDEITADMNLSLEELIAGHTASPFFVYMLGFCPGYAYMGDLPKQMQLPRRKTPQLKIPVGSVAIADFQTAIYPIEMPGGWHIIGRTPTTVFDSKREQPSLFQQGDMVQFKSINRDEFLALGGIL; this is encoded by the coding sequence ATGCATAAAAAAACTATCCCCTATACCATCAGCCCAGTCTCGGAAAACTCCCTGCTTATTAAATACGGAGAGACCGCCAGCACGACGCTTTCGCTCTATATTGCCAGCTGCGCAAGGGTCATCGAAGCAGAGTTGGGAGAGAGCATTCTCAATATCATTGCCTCCTACAATGCCCTGCTTATCACCTTCAAACCCTACTTGCATGGGGATTTTCTGGCACAGGTAGAGGCCAGTCTTGCCATGGAGGCCAAAGTAGAGAGCGGACGTGGCAAGATCATTGAGATCCCCACCTACTACAACCATGAAGTAGCAGAATATCTAGATGAAATAACAGCCGATATGAACCTGAGCCTGGAGGAGTTGATTGCAGGACATACGGCCTCTCCATTCTTTGTCTATATGCTTGGATTTTGTCCAGGATACGCCTATATGGGAGATCTGCCAAAGCAGATGCAGCTGCCACGCCGGAAGACCCCACAGCTAAAAATCCCCGTGGGAAGCGTCGCCATTGCCGATTTTCAAACGGCAATCTACCCCATCGAGATGCCCGGTGGCTGGCATATTATCGGCCGGACACCGACTACGGTCTTTGATTCTAAAAGAGAACAACCCTCTCTTTTTCAACAGGGTGATATGGTTCAGTTCAAATCCATCAACCGGGATGAGTTTTTAGCACTTGGGGGGATATTATAA